In one Candidatus Nomurabacteria bacterium genomic region, the following are encoded:
- a CDS encoding PAS domain-containing protein, translating to MFAWVNIEGIDDPNAGFTVSILAVVISFVSFIIAGASYFFAKEKFRTSSVLAAYVLLVIAIGVVILQTGQYSSPFLVLWIISAFFSGIFGIPVTAFLLTGLGGYTVWAITTNQLASSRVLGILLAGLLPLLISYVLWHGKASSDKTKDKAFYDLENKLNQVANKADVVIGAISDGVIAINNKQQIELINAAAQRLVGWKDQDALHLDYKSVLQLLSNDGHELDNSKNPILEVLTTNQPKRRNDLQLLTSSGKKITVEVIVSPIGRLGSGAIIVFRDITKELVEERAQAEFISTASHEMRTPVASIEGYLGLVLNPATAQIDDKAREFITKAHASAQHLGRLLQDLLDVTKADDGRLSNNPKVIDLVVFVGGVIEELNSKAQEKGLRLFFKPATDSTKGSSRTVEPVFFVNLDADHLHEVVINLVENAIKYTPAGEVVVDIKGDDDHVVVSITDSGIGIPTEDIPHLFQKFYRVDNSDTREIGGTGLGLYLCRRLTETMGGRIWVESEYKKGSTFSVELPRISHTEANHLIDMSSPENGSGTAELGEIAAPTADENDDSSDIGQGSMPMVQRAEALKTPIITDHKKSLKAATPTATQVKTPQVAPQPPTPVAPAPTAPQVAPQPPTPVAPAPTAPQVAPQPPTPVAPAPTAPQVAQVAAGAVGPQDPRIAQLAVPKR from the coding sequence TACCGTCAGTATACTTGCAGTCGTCATCAGCTTTGTCAGTTTTATTATTGCTGGCGCATCTTATTTCTTCGCTAAGGAAAAATTCCGTACCAGTAGCGTTCTCGCCGCGTATGTCCTGCTCGTTATTGCTATCGGGGTAGTCATTTTACAAACCGGCCAATACAGTTCACCGTTTTTGGTGCTCTGGATAATATCCGCGTTCTTCAGCGGCATATTCGGCATACCTGTTACCGCCTTTTTACTTACCGGACTCGGCGGGTATACCGTCTGGGCAATAACGACAAACCAATTAGCAAGTAGTCGGGTACTCGGCATTCTTTTGGCCGGCCTACTTCCGCTGCTTATCAGTTATGTACTGTGGCACGGAAAGGCAAGTAGCGACAAGACTAAAGATAAAGCCTTTTACGATTTAGAGAACAAACTGAATCAAGTCGCGAATAAAGCCGATGTTGTAATTGGCGCCATCAGCGACGGCGTTATTGCCATAAACAACAAACAACAAATCGAGCTAATCAACGCCGCCGCGCAGCGACTCGTAGGATGGAAGGACCAGGACGCACTCCATCTGGATTACAAGTCGGTCCTACAGCTACTCTCGAACGACGGCCATGAGCTCGACAACTCAAAAAATCCAATTCTTGAGGTCCTAACCACCAATCAACCAAAACGACGTAATGACCTGCAACTACTAACCAGCTCCGGCAAAAAAATTACCGTCGAAGTTATCGTGTCTCCGATTGGTCGACTAGGCTCCGGTGCCATTATCGTGTTCCGCGACATCACCAAAGAACTAGTAGAAGAGCGTGCTCAGGCAGAATTCATTAGCACCGCCAGTCACGAAATGCGCACACCGGTAGCATCAATCGAAGGATATTTGGGTCTAGTATTAAATCCTGCAACGGCACAAATTGACGACAAGGCTCGTGAATTTATCACAAAAGCTCACGCCTCGGCTCAACACTTAGGCCGCTTGCTCCAAGATCTACTTGACGTCACAAAAGCAGACGACGGACGCCTGTCTAACAATCCTAAAGTAATCGACCTTGTCGTCTTTGTTGGCGGTGTAATCGAAGAGCTCAACTCAAAAGCACAAGAAAAGGGACTGAGACTGTTTTTCAAACCTGCAACTGACAGCACCAAAGGAAGCTCGCGTACAGTTGAACCAGTATTTTTCGTCAACCTTGACGCAGATCATTTGCATGAGGTCGTGATCAATCTTGTCGAAAACGCCATCAAATACACTCCTGCCGGAGAAGTCGTCGTCGACATCAAAGGCGATGACGATCATGTAGTCGTTTCAATCACCGATAGCGGCATCGGTATACCGACCGAAGACATCCCGCACCTGTTCCAAAAATTCTATCGCGTGGACAATAGTGACACGCGTGAAATCGGAGGAACCGGACTAGGTCTCTACCTCTGCCGTCGCCTGACAGAGACGATGGGAGGACGAATTTGGGTTGAAAGCGAATATAAGAAAGGGTCAACGTTCTCAGTTGAGCTTCCACGTATATCACATACCGAGGCCAACCACCTTATTGATATGTCGTCACCAGAAAATGGCAGCGGCACTGCTGAGCTTGGTGAAATAGCCGCACCGACCGCTGATGAAAATGACGACAGCTCCGACATCGGACAAGGAAGCATGCCGATGGTACAACGTGCCGAAGCCCTAAAAACACCTATAATTACCGACCACAAAAAAAGTCTCAAAGCGGCAACTCCAACTGCTACACAAGTTAAAACGCCACAAGTAGCACCACAACCGCCGACGCCAGTCGCTCCAGCACCAACCGCGCCACAAGTAGCACCACAACCGCCGACGCCAGTCGCTCCAGCACCAACCGCGCCACAAGTAGCACCACAACCGCCGACGCCAGTCGCTCCAGCACCAACCGCGCCACAAGTAGCACAGGTTGCCGCTGGGGCTGTCGGCCCGCAAGATCCACGAATTGCACAGCTTGCAGTACCTAAACGTTAA
- a CDS encoding response regulator, whose translation MTKILLVEDDKSLREIYGVRLLAEGYDIVSAGDGEEALAMAIKEKPHLIISDVMMPKISGFDMLDILRSTTETRDIKVIMMTALSSEDQRSRGEQLGADKYLVKSQVGIEDVVRTVHEVLGDSSGGDASAASTESKDTAPAADAAKQAETPATEKTESTDNENKEENMQPTDNANPTVPTVEPTDTSSPAPVASTPGNEDAGPLPPQPSEVESTLPQPTAPFSSPAPNSLGEQITQPETPAENTSVDSVLPPVAPVESESVAPSEPVQPPVSESVDTTTPTVGTEPVVEAPALSGSPVVEPVSSEQPAFAPAPAESVEAPSTDDGSTPVAGTPAA comes from the coding sequence ATGACAAAGATTTTATTAGTAGAAGATGACAAAAGTTTGCGCGAAATCTATGGTGTTCGTCTACTTGCGGAGGGTTACGACATCGTTTCTGCAGGTGACGGCGAAGAAGCACTTGCTATGGCCATAAAAGAGAAGCCTCACCTTATCATTAGTGACGTCATGATGCCCAAAATTAGTGGCTTCGACATGCTAGATATTTTGCGAAGTACCACTGAAACTCGTGACATAAAGGTCATTATGATGACAGCGTTATCAAGTGAAGACCAACGATCACGTGGCGAACAGCTTGGTGCCGATAAATATCTCGTGAAATCACAAGTTGGTATCGAAGATGTCGTACGTACTGTCCATGAAGTCCTCGGAGACTCAAGTGGCGGAGACGCATCTGCAGCATCGACAGAAAGCAAAGACACAGCACCAGCTGCCGATGCCGCAAAGCAAGCCGAGACACCAGCAACCGAAAAAACCGAATCAACCGATAACGAAAATAAAGAGGAAAACATGCAACCAACCGACAACGCAAACCCGACCGTACCAACAGTAGAACCAACTGACACGTCTTCACCTGCTCCAGTAGCTTCAACACCCGGCAACGAAGACGCCGGCCCGCTGCCTCCTCAGCCAAGTGAAGTTGAAAGTACATTACCTCAACCGACTGCACCGTTTTCATCACCAGCACCAAATAGCTTAGGCGAGCAAATTACTCAACCTGAAACACCGGCAGAGAACACGTCTGTTGATTCAGTTCTTCCACCTGTTGCGCCTGTTGAAAGTGAATCTGTAGCGCCTTCTGAACCGGTCCAGCCACCAGTAAGTGAGTCCGTAGACACAACTACGCCAACAGTAGGCACCGAGCCTGTCGTTGAAGCGCCTGCACTCTCAGGATCACCTGTAGTGGAGCCAGTTTCATCTGAGCAACCCGCCTTTGCACCAGCTCCTGCTGAAAGCGTAGAAGCTCCTAGTACTGACGACGGCTCAACACCAGTCGCAGGTACACCCGCCGCCTAG
- a CDS encoding rRNA pseudouridine synthase, translating to MNIVFPIRLNKYLAQVSGISRRNADDLISGKRVTIDGKVATLGDRVEEGNEVRVNGKPINTDVSFIYVALHKPRGYVCSRKRQGDSPTIYELLPDKYHSLKTAGRLDRDSSGIILLTNDGDFAQRMTHPSYHKVKRYTVELDKPLEPLHQQMINDFGVDLEDGKSKLTLERESDDRKRWVVTMSEGRNRQIRRTFIALGYTVTTLHRTDFGPYHVHDIKEGSFEITEPK from the coding sequence GTGAATATTGTCTTTCCTATTCGTTTAAACAAATACCTGGCTCAGGTCAGTGGTATATCGCGCCGTAATGCCGACGATCTGATTAGTGGCAAACGCGTCACTATTGACGGTAAAGTTGCAACACTAGGTGACAGAGTCGAAGAGGGTAATGAGGTACGAGTTAACGGTAAACCGATTAATACTGATGTGTCATTTATATACGTAGCGCTCCACAAACCGCGCGGCTATGTTTGCTCACGCAAACGTCAAGGCGACAGCCCAACCATATATGAACTGTTACCTGATAAATATCATTCACTCAAAACAGCTGGCCGGCTCGATCGAGATAGCAGTGGAATTATATTGCTTACCAATGACGGTGATTTCGCGCAGCGCATGACACACCCTAGTTATCACAAGGTAAAACGCTATACTGTTGAGCTCGACAAACCGCTGGAGCCACTTCATCAGCAAATGATTAATGATTTTGGCGTCGACCTTGAAGACGGCAAAAGCAAACTAACTCTCGAAAGGGAGTCAGATGACCGCAAACGATGGGTTGTTACTATGAGCGAAGGTCGCAATCGACAAATTCGGCGTACGTTCATAGCACTCGGCTATACAGTTACGACTCTGCATAGAACTGATTTCGGACCGTACCACGTACATGACATAAAAGAAGGTTCTTTCGAAATTACAGAACCTAAATAG
- a CDS encoding DUF4185 domain-containing protein: MSHDKAYNKRLLMSKELVRKKERVYISDWVGRALSITSLTSMLMMPAGTYASLQPDAAPFNPGITLQDAQTSPPVEQTAPIITYNEKTGLTRDTGTDMQSCLDFVVCGTDLGIPFRLPNGASVGYLFGDTFAVKGPFIKDSELPPSGDQYRAQVMLRSDTIPTKGQPITFDGAAGLESANTGTAPEFLGQWHILVNDGISLPDGSVVVSYQHTVEVNNPADNTWHTDYSGLAWSPDGNHFELMGPHWENTQDNNDPFQMWSMQLDGDYVYIVSDQAGRKSGPMMLFRVRWDDMFNADAYTYWNGTDWGNKQDASPIMDGHFGEPSLRKLSDGTWALGYTDYTGAPKIVTQTLKNPETGPEGEWNKPKVQLTWQQQPFLYGGFIHPDSTADNLILMVSVWQKQNDGSEHGKLVQYDVSHLVGSL, encoded by the coding sequence ATGTCTCACGATAAAGCGTATAATAAACGACTACTGATGTCGAAAGAATTGGTGAGGAAAAAAGAGAGGGTATATATATCAGACTGGGTTGGGCGCGCGCTCAGCATTACAAGCCTGACTTCAATGCTCATGATGCCCGCAGGCACGTACGCGTCGCTCCAACCAGACGCAGCACCATTCAACCCCGGAATTACGCTACAGGACGCGCAAACTAGCCCTCCGGTTGAACAAACCGCACCGATTATCACTTACAACGAAAAGACGGGTCTGACACGTGATACTGGTACTGATATGCAATCATGCCTCGACTTTGTCGTCTGCGGTACCGATTTAGGTATACCATTTCGTCTACCAAATGGCGCCAGCGTCGGATATCTTTTTGGCGACACGTTCGCAGTAAAAGGGCCGTTTATCAAAGACAGTGAGTTGCCACCGAGTGGTGATCAATACCGTGCACAGGTGATGCTACGATCAGATACGATACCGACAAAAGGTCAGCCAATCACATTTGACGGCGCAGCGGGCTTGGAAAGTGCAAATACAGGCACGGCACCAGAGTTCCTTGGCCAATGGCACATACTCGTCAACGATGGTATCAGTCTCCCCGACGGTAGTGTCGTCGTCTCGTATCAACACACCGTAGAGGTAAACAATCCGGCCGACAACACGTGGCACACTGATTATTCCGGATTAGCATGGAGCCCCGATGGTAATCACTTTGAACTTATGGGCCCACACTGGGAAAACACTCAGGACAACAACGACCCATTCCAGATGTGGTCCATGCAGCTCGATGGCGACTACGTATATATCGTCAGCGACCAAGCCGGACGTAAGTCAGGACCAATGATGCTCTTCCGCGTACGTTGGGATGATATGTTCAATGCAGACGCATATACATATTGGAATGGCACCGACTGGGGTAACAAACAAGATGCATCACCAATTATGGACGGCCATTTCGGTGAGCCTTCACTCCGTAAACTAAGCGACGGAACATGGGCGCTCGGGTACACCGACTACACAGGCGCACCCAAGATTGTCACGCAAACCCTGAAAAATCCGGAAACTGGTCCCGAAGGAGAATGGAACAAACCAAAAGTACAACTAACATGGCAACAACAACCCTTTCTCTACGGAGGATTCATTCATCCTGATTCGACCGCTGACAATCTTATCCTTATGGTGTCCGTGTGGCAAAAACAGAACGACGGTTCCGAGCACGGCAAGTTAGTTCAATATGACGTGTCACATTTAGTAGGGTCACTCTAG
- a CDS encoding DUF4185 domain-containing protein — protein MSRWFVCFFATLVAMLGLAEPTSATSWSPPMPQTLVIAPLLTRITGADLKTTSQFGGDSTDLMIPFTLENGSVGFLGGDTFDTATPGVGNWRSPILLRSNQTPVPGQPLVFDSAAGINGTGLAPEIMQNAHQNGTEYTVIPTDGISFPETGNEIVSYMSVHAWWPTDDQAWSNNYSGLAWSPDGNHFYRIGPTWANDTVNNDSPFQVMSMQRNGNFVYIISVRAGRQPATDAPMMLQRVPWNSMLDKSTYQCWAGTNVFDDSWSSDYSACKPILTGSFGEPSLRLLSDGKTWAMSYLDTSSPDAPSIVTRGAPSPAGPWSVPKVQLTWDQNPFLYGGFIYPRSTPKNLLLMVSTWVPPDCGLEPRYDVSVLRGAL, from the coding sequence ATGTCCCGCTGGTTCGTCTGTTTCTTCGCGACACTCGTCGCGATGCTCGGGCTGGCGGAACCAACGTCAGCAACTTCGTGGTCGCCACCGATGCCGCAAACACTAGTTATCGCACCGCTTTTGACACGAATTACAGGGGCCGACCTGAAAACCACATCCCAATTCGGTGGTGATTCGACGGATCTGATGATCCCGTTCACCCTTGAAAACGGCAGTGTTGGATTCTTGGGCGGCGATACATTCGATACGGCAACACCCGGAGTAGGAAATTGGCGTTCACCAATTCTACTGCGTTCCAACCAAACACCGGTGCCTGGTCAGCCGCTTGTCTTTGACAGTGCAGCAGGTATCAATGGCACCGGTCTGGCGCCGGAAATCATGCAGAATGCACACCAGAACGGTACTGAATACACCGTCATTCCAACCGACGGTATCAGCTTCCCGGAAACGGGCAACGAAATCGTATCGTACATGTCAGTTCATGCGTGGTGGCCGACGGACGACCAGGCGTGGTCGAATAACTATTCAGGCCTGGCATGGTCGCCAGACGGCAACCATTTTTATCGGATCGGACCTACGTGGGCCAACGATACGGTAAATAACGACAGTCCCTTCCAAGTCATGAGCATGCAACGGAATGGAAATTTCGTTTACATCATATCGGTGCGTGCAGGCCGTCAGCCGGCCACGGACGCCCCCATGATGCTGCAGCGAGTGCCGTGGAACAGCATGCTCGACAAGTCGACGTATCAATGTTGGGCGGGTACCAACGTATTTGACGATTCGTGGTCATCGGATTACTCGGCCTGCAAGCCGATTTTAACCGGTAGCTTCGGAGAGCCATCGCTACGATTATTGAGCGATGGGAAAACCTGGGCCATGTCCTACCTGGACACCAGTAGTCCCGACGCACCGTCGATCGTTACGCGAGGTGCTCCCTCTCCGGCCGGACCATGGAGCGTACCGAAAGTACAGCTGACCTGGGACCAAAACCCATTTCTGTACGGGGGATTCATCTATCCGCGTTCGACTCCGAAGAACTTACTGCTGATGGTCTCTACATGGGTACCGCCAGACTGTGGACTCGAACCACGCTATGACGTATCTGTGCTTAGGGGAGCATTGTAG
- the der gene encoding ribosome biogenesis GTPase Der: MATKLPTVAIIGQANVGKSSLFNRMVRAQQAIVAREAGTTRDNVLGKVDYHGHQFWLVDTAGLKDPSDDFEASIQEQITEAADTADVIVVVVDSTQYVSDDDRYIAKKALKSKKPVILVTNKADLKESLKDDEFKRLGIKMIVRTSAEHNSGITDVLNEVTAHIPARTEEQPDEVLRIALIGRPNVGKSYLFNTLAGKQQAIVANIAGTTRDVNRVALRFKGRDIELLDTAGMRKPGKQEVGIEKFSVLRTLQAIEQADICLLLMDANELNTQLDQRLAGIIDEAGKGMVIVVSKWDSVEDKDAFTRDAIAPKIARSFKFTPWAPLIFTSSVTGQNVTKLFELALDIEARRNQETKTRVLNDLLQTAIQKHPPAGLKNTHPKLRYIVQTDTNPPWFVIHGSNLKFVHWSYKRYFERLLRETYDYSGTPIKFSFIDEKQVKSNKERIAQGKDPVTKKYKQEKNS, from the coding sequence ATGGCTACAAAATTACCAACTGTTGCAATCATCGGTCAAGCGAACGTCGGAAAGAGTTCGCTGTTTAATCGTATGGTGCGCGCACAGCAGGCAATCGTAGCCCGAGAAGCCGGCACTACCCGAGATAACGTACTAGGCAAGGTTGACTATCACGGGCATCAGTTCTGGCTAGTCGACACAGCCGGCCTCAAAGATCCCTCTGACGATTTCGAAGCCTCAATCCAGGAGCAAATCACCGAAGCTGCCGACACTGCAGACGTCATCGTTGTTGTCGTTGATAGCACACAGTACGTCAGCGACGACGATCGCTACATCGCTAAAAAGGCACTAAAAAGCAAAAAACCGGTCATACTCGTCACCAACAAAGCCGACCTCAAAGAAAGCCTCAAAGACGACGAGTTTAAGCGTCTCGGCATAAAAATGATTGTCCGCACCAGCGCCGAACACAACAGTGGCATCACTGATGTTCTCAATGAAGTCACTGCACACATTCCGGCGCGAACTGAAGAGCAGCCAGACGAAGTACTACGTATCGCACTCATCGGCCGACCAAACGTAGGCAAGTCATATCTGTTTAATACTCTTGCAGGCAAACAACAGGCCATAGTAGCCAACATCGCCGGCACTACTCGTGACGTGAATCGCGTGGCGCTTAGGTTCAAAGGTCGCGACATCGAACTGCTCGACACCGCTGGTATGCGTAAACCAGGCAAGCAAGAAGTAGGTATAGAAAAATTTAGCGTGTTGCGCACCCTACAAGCTATCGAACAAGCCGACATCTGCCTGTTGCTCATGGATGCAAATGAGCTAAACACGCAGCTCGACCAGCGACTTGCTGGTATCATCGACGAAGCAGGAAAGGGCATGGTTATCGTCGTCAGCAAATGGGATAGCGTCGAAGACAAAGACGCCTTCACGCGTGACGCCATCGCTCCCAAAATCGCCCGCTCATTCAAATTTACTCCATGGGCACCGCTTATCTTTACATCGAGCGTCACCGGGCAGAACGTAACAAAATTATTCGAACTTGCACTCGACATCGAGGCTCGACGCAATCAAGAAACCAAGACCCGAGTCTTGAACGATTTATTGCAAACTGCAATTCAAAAACACCCGCCAGCCGGGCTCAAAAACACGCACCCTAAGCTGCGCTATATCGTGCAAACCGATACAAACCCACCTTGGTTTGTCATCCACGGTAGCAATCTAAAGTTTGTCCACTGGTCTTACAAGCGTTATTTTGAACGCCTACTACGTGAGACCTACGACTACTCAGGTACGCCAATCAAGTTTAGTTTCATTGACGAAAAACAAGTCAAAAGCAACAAAGAACGAATCGCTCAGGGCAAAGATCCTGTCACCAAAAAATACAAACAAGAAAAGAATAGTTAA
- a CDS encoding aminoacyl-tRNA hydrolase, with amino-acid sequence MKLVFAQGNPGREYARTRHNVGFMSLDFYADKHRLEFQPKSKFTADIAEVMMSGEKVLLVKPTTFYNETGRAARTLADFYKVAPEDILVLHDELALPFGTLRTREKGSDAGNNGIKSLNAHLGENYARIRIGTQNDLLEKIGSHDFVLSNFSADENEKLQSDIFPKIADLINDFIADKHASSSHSL; translated from the coding sequence ATGAAACTTGTTTTCGCCCAAGGTAATCCCGGTCGTGAATACGCTCGTACCCGTCACAACGTCGGGTTTATGTCGCTTGATTTTTATGCCGACAAACACCGCCTAGAATTCCAACCTAAATCAAAATTCACCGCCGACATAGCAGAGGTGATGATGAGCGGCGAAAAAGTCCTACTCGTCAAGCCGACGACATTTTATAACGAAACAGGTAGAGCGGCGCGTACGCTAGCAGATTTTTACAAAGTCGCACCAGAAGACATCCTTGTACTCCACGACGAGTTAGCGCTACCTTTTGGTACGCTTCGTACGCGCGAAAAGGGCAGCGACGCTGGCAACAACGGCATCAAATCTCTCAACGCGCACCTCGGCGAAAACTACGCTCGCATTCGTATCGGAACGCAAAACGATTTACTCGAAAAAATAGGCAGTCATGACTTCGTCTTATCAAACTTTAGCGCCGACGAAAACGAAAAACTTCAAAGTGACATCTTCCCAAAAATCGCTGATTTAATTAATGATTTTATAGCCGACAAGCACGCCAGCTCCAGTCACTCGCTCTAA
- a CDS encoding DUF475 domain-containing protein has translation MHKYHPLRIFAVSGLLTILLGGVVALYGGLDGLWLYVILVLLEITFSFDNAVVNSKILMKLSPMWQSLFLTVGIFIAVFVVRFLLPVLIVMSSAGLGGGEVVDLALNHPVEYGHKLHEAAPLIDAFGGTFLLMIGLAYFVDREKDVHWLPAVERWLSRAGRVRFLKLIVMLIVALVLYLTVAPELRDAVVAASLLGIALHVGLESLSVLFNGHNNHAVKTKQYTGMAAFMTFMYLQVLDASFSFDGVVGAFAITSSVFLIMAGLGAGALWVRSLTVYMVRRGTLAKYRYLEHGAHWAILALGMVMLAKLYYVEPPDWLTGSLGLIFIVTAVVTSILEKRQAKVR, from the coding sequence ATGCATAAGTATCACCCGCTTCGGATATTTGCCGTTTCTGGACTTCTCACTATTCTTTTGGGCGGCGTGGTGGCGCTTTATGGCGGACTAGATGGGCTTTGGCTGTATGTCATACTTGTGTTGCTTGAAATCACGTTCAGTTTTGACAATGCTGTTGTGAATAGCAAAATACTTATGAAACTTAGTCCGATGTGGCAAAGTCTATTTTTGACGGTCGGTATATTCATAGCGGTGTTTGTAGTGCGGTTTTTGCTGCCGGTACTTATCGTTATGTCGAGCGCGGGACTTGGGGGCGGTGAAGTTGTTGATCTGGCACTAAATCATCCTGTTGAATACGGTCATAAGTTACATGAGGCCGCGCCTCTTATCGATGCGTTCGGCGGTACGTTCTTGCTGATGATTGGTCTTGCCTACTTTGTGGATCGAGAAAAAGATGTGCATTGGTTGCCCGCCGTAGAACGGTGGTTGTCACGTGCTGGGCGCGTGCGGTTTCTCAAATTAATCGTAATGTTGATTGTCGCGCTAGTGCTCTACTTGACTGTAGCGCCGGAGCTGCGCGATGCTGTGGTTGCCGCCAGTCTGCTCGGTATTGCACTGCATGTCGGGCTAGAGAGCCTCTCAGTGCTATTTAACGGCCATAATAATCATGCTGTGAAGACAAAGCAATATACAGGCATGGCAGCTTTTATGACATTTATGTATTTACAAGTTCTAGATGCGTCGTTTAGTTTCGATGGCGTCGTTGGTGCGTTTGCCATTACAAGCAGCGTGTTTCTTATTATGGCGGGTCTGGGAGCTGGCGCGTTATGGGTGCGATCTCTCACTGTATATATGGTACGAAGGGGTACGCTTGCGAAATATCGCTACTTGGAACATGGCGCGCACTGGGCAATACTGGCACTCGGCATGGTGATGCTGGCAAAATTGTACTATGTTGAACCGCCTGATTGGTTGACAGGATCGTTGGGATTAATATTTATCGTAACTGCTGTCGTTACGAGCATACTCGAAAAGCGCCAAGCCAAAGTTCGTTAG
- the dprA gene encoding DNA-protecting protein DprA, with protein sequence MKINQISPQSNNFLQIIDSIVLMPKKLYYIGTLPEHRVPTVAIVGTRKPTPYGTEVTSRIAGDLAKRGVVIVSGMALGIDAIAHRAALDAHGMTIAVQANGLSKLTPATNRQLGEDIVSHGGAIISEYEPTIPARDFQFLARNRIVSGLSDAVLITEASARSGTLNTARHALEQGKEVFVIPGNITSPQSAGCNSLLKQGATPVTCAEDILEVIAPELLKPQTQLALGDNPLQTKIIQLLQSGTRDGDELQRLSESDAGQFATELTMMELSNTIRALGANQWTLR encoded by the coding sequence ATGAAAATCAACCAAATATCACCCCAGTCTAATAATTTCTTACAGATTATAGATTCCATTGTGCTTATGCCTAAAAAGTTGTATTATATTGGCACGTTGCCGGAGCATCGTGTACCGACAGTCGCAATCGTAGGCACGCGCAAACCAACTCCCTATGGAACGGAAGTCACCTCAAGGATTGCTGGCGACCTAGCAAAACGAGGCGTCGTGATTGTCAGCGGCATGGCGCTCGGTATCGACGCAATCGCACACAGAGCCGCACTCGATGCTCACGGCATGACGATAGCAGTGCAAGCAAACGGGCTCAGCAAGCTAACGCCAGCCACAAATCGCCAACTTGGTGAAGATATAGTGTCTCATGGCGGGGCAATCATTAGCGAATACGAGCCAACCATTCCGGCTCGCGATTTTCAGTTCTTGGCGCGCAATCGAATTGTCAGTGGTCTGTCCGACGCCGTACTGATTACCGAAGCATCCGCTCGCAGCGGCACGCTTAACACTGCACGACACGCACTCGAGCAAGGCAAGGAAGTCTTTGTCATACCCGGCAACATAACCAGCCCGCAGTCTGCCGGCTGCAACAGCCTGCTCAAACAAGGAGCAACACCAGTGACATGCGCAGAAGACATACTCGAAGTCATCGCTCCCGAGCTATTGAAACCTCAGACGCAATTAGCGCTCGGTGACAATCCTCTACAAACCAAAATCATCCAATTGTTACAATCAGGGACTCGCGATGGAGATGAGCTTCAGCGCCTTTCAGAAAGCGACGCTGGACAATTCGCAACAGAACTGACAATGATGGAACTAAGCAATACGATCCGCGCTCTCGGCGCCAACCAGTGGACCCTTCGCTAG